A window from Nycticebus coucang isolate mNycCou1 chromosome X, mNycCou1.pri, whole genome shotgun sequence encodes these proteins:
- the LOC128577679 gene encoding RNA polymerase II subunit A C-terminal domain phosphatase SSU72-like — MPVLPLRVAVVCSSNQNRSMEAHSILSKRGFSVRSFGTGTHVKLPGPAPDKPNVYDFRTTYDQMYNDLIKKDKELYTQNGILHMLDRNKRIKPRPERFQNCKDLFDLILTCEERVYDQVVEDLNSREQETFQPVHVVNVDIQDNHEEATLGAFLICELCQCIQHTEDMENEIDELLQEFEEKSGRTFLHTVCFY, encoded by the coding sequence ATGCCGGTGTTGCCGCTGCGAGTGGCTGTGGTGTGTTCGAGCAACCAGAACCGGAGCATGGAAGCGCACAGCATCCTTAGCAAACGAGGATTCAGTGTCCGGTCCTTTGGCACAGGGACCCATGTGAAGCTTCCAGGACCAGCACCGGACAAGCCCAATGTTTATGATTTCAGAACCACATATGATCAGATGTACAACGATCttattaagaaagacaaagagctTTATACACAGAATGGCATTTTACATATGTTGGACAGAAATAAGAGAATCAAGCCCCGGCCAGAGAGGTTCCAAAACTGCAAAGATctgtttgatttgattctcacTTGTGAAGAGAGAGTCTACGACCAGGTAGTGGAAGACCTGAATTCCAGAGAACAGGAAACCTTCCAGCCGGTACATGTCGTCAATGTGGACATCCAGGACAACCACGAAGAGGCCACCCTGGGAGCGTTCCTCATCTGTGAGCTGTGCCAGTGTATCCAGCATACAGAGGATATGGAGAACGAGATCGATGAGCTGCTGCAGGAGTTTGAGGAGAAAAGCGGCAGAACCTTCCTGCACACGGTGTGCTTCTACTAA
- the LOC128577673 gene encoding LOW QUALITY PROTEIN: zinc finger and BTB domain-containing protein 9-like (The sequence of the model RefSeq protein was modified relative to this genomic sequence to represent the inferred CDS: substituted 1 base at 1 genomic stop codon), translating into MDTSTHLPSVLSSPICNSAPRTIQIKFPQHSSSLLESLNRHRLEGKFCDVSLLVQGRELRAHKAVLAAASPYFHDKLLLGDAPRLTLPSVIEADAFEGLLQLIYSGRLRLPLDALPAHLLVASGLQMWQVVDQCSEILRELESSSGGISARGATSYHTLLSTTSTTSSPRSWCIRSSFQTPVQYCASTESPVGGEGSELGEVLQIQVEEEEEEEEEEDQGSAVLSQTPQSQRVSGSLTHPHGSHPLPISVTPLRLPESESASLELPAPPATLPPKVFYIKQEPLEPKEEISGVGTQSGGAKEETKVFPGGDTEGNGELGFLLPSGAGATSGGGGPSWKPVDLHGNEILSGGGGPGGTGQVVHRSVKPGGTPPGDGKLFGCLCGKXFAVKPKRDRHIMLTFSLRPFGCGICNKRFKLKHHLTEHMKTHAGALHACPHCGRRFRVHACFLHHRDLCKGQGWATAHWTYK; encoded by the coding sequence ATGGATACCTCGACTCATTTGCCTTCTGTACTCTCCTCCCCGATCTGTAACTCAGCCCCACGGACAATCCAGATCAAGTTCCCGCAGCATAGCTCATCACTGCTGGAATCCCTGAACCGCCACAGGCTAGAAGGAAAGTTCTGTGATGTATCCCTCCTGGTGCAGGGTAGGGAACTTAGGGCTCACAAAGCAGTGTTGGCTGCTGCCTCTCCATACTTCCATGACAAGCTACTTCTGGGGGATGCaccccgtctcactctgcccagtGTCATTGAAGCCGATGCCTTTGAGGGGCTGCTCCAGCTTATTTATTCAGGGCGTCTCCGCCTCCCACTGGATGCGCTCCCTGCCCATCTCCTTGTGGCCAGTGGCCTTCAGATGTGGCAAGTAGTAGATCAGTGTTCAGAGATTCTTAGAGAACTGGAAAGTTCAAGTGGTGGAATTTCAGCCCGGGGAGCAACCTCCTACCACACACTTCTTTCCACCACTTCCACCACATCCTCTCCAAGAAGTTGGTGCATTCGCTCTTCTTTCCAGACCCCAGTGCAGTACTGTGCTTCCACTGAGAGCcctgtgggaggggaggggagtgaacTGGGGGAAGTGTTACAAATTCAggtggaagaagaagaggaagaagaagaagaagaggaccAGGGGTCAGCTGTACTCTCTCAGACTCCTCAGTCTCAGAGAGTATCAGGAAGTTTAACCCATCCTCATGGATCCCACCCACTACCCATATCTGTAACTCCCCTCAGGCTTCCAGAGAGTGAGAGCGCATCACTTGAGCTTCCTGCCCCTCCTGCCACATTGCCCCCCAAAGTCTTCTACATTAAGCAGGAACCCTTAGAACCTAAGGAGGAGATATCAGGAGTTGGAACTCAGTCTGGAGGAGCAAAGGAGGAAACCAAAGTGTTTCCTGGAGGGGACACTGAAGGGAATGGGGAGCTAGGGTTCTTGTTGCCCTCCGGGGCAGGGGCAACATCTGGGGGTGGAGGGCCATCATGGAAACCCGTGGATCTTCATGGGAATGAAATCCTGTCAGGTGGTGGAGGACCTGGGGGAACTGGGCAGGTTGTGCATAGGTCTGTGAAGCCAGGGGGGACACCCCCTGGAGATGGAAAACTCTTTGGTTGCTTGTGTGGGAAGTGATTTGCAGTGAAGCCAAAGCGTGACCGGCATATCATGCTGACCTTCAGCCTTCGGCCTTTTGGCTGTGGCATCTGCAACAAGCGCTTCAAACTGAAGCACCATCTGACAGAACATATGAAGACCCATGCTGGAGCTCTGCATGCCTGTCCCCATTGTGGCCGTCGGTTTCGAGTCCATGCCTGTTTTCTTCACCATAGGGACCTATGtaagggccagggctgggctacAGCCCACTGGACTTACAAGTGA